A window of Tautonia plasticadhaerens contains these coding sequences:
- a CDS encoding DNA gyrase/topoisomerase IV subunit A, with product MARRRQGNGDGRGEGAGRDEVIDVVPLAEATRERYLNYALSVITSRALPDVRDGLKPVQRRILYAMWADLRVTADGRYIKSAAVVGEVMKTYHPHGDQSIYDAQVRMAQSFSLRYPLIEGYGNFGSIDGDPPAAMRYTECRLTPIAQEILTELRDGTVEFRPNYASTADEPVVLPAQVPNLLINGAAGIAVGMATNIPPHNLKEVCGALVALLDSDRDLPVEKLLKYIQAPDFPTGGVILNSADELRQIYATGQGTVKLRGTYETDPGNPNRIFITSIPYGVEKDPLVLRIGDLIGRGQVPQLTNVKDLSTDDIRIVLDLKPGANADAALAYLFKNTPLQNNFNVNMTCLQPAAGAEIAVPARLDLKSMLVHFLDFRMDVVTRRLRHELDAILRRIHILEGFAIVFDNLDEAIKIIRASDGKADAAPKLIDRFGLTDLQADAVLETKLYRLGKLEIRDILGELGERRARAAELEALLADEAARWGVIREEIRAISKKYGDPRRTAVEGPVEAVEFREEDYIVDEDAWVIVTRDGWVKRQKSFTDVASIRVRDEDRVGWVFRSTARQTITFFTTRGIAYTIRANDIGMTTGHGEPIHRQFAFEDREAIVGVACHDPRCLPTPKAPAPRNGKAHQGYLDADMRPDRNGSNGDGKHDEGRSSPPPYGVALTAGGKTLRFSLSYVAPVSTKKGRGIVRLDAGYPDDAVIGVEASDGSENVCLVTRSARVLVFPVDEANVVSGVAKGVTAVRLDAKDRVLGFTLAGAKGDGLEVRTSRGATQSLRASKYPVTGRGGKGYAIMQRGSIAEVILPEATPVPPVDQVEQ from the coding sequence ATGGCCCGAAGACGGCAAGGCAACGGGGATGGCCGCGGCGAGGGGGCCGGGCGGGACGAGGTGATCGACGTCGTCCCGCTGGCCGAGGCCACCCGGGAACGGTACCTGAACTACGCGCTGAGCGTCATCACCTCCCGGGCGTTGCCCGACGTGCGGGACGGCCTCAAGCCGGTGCAGCGACGCATCTTATATGCGATGTGGGCCGACCTCCGGGTCACGGCCGACGGCCGGTACATCAAGAGCGCGGCGGTCGTGGGCGAGGTGATGAAAACGTACCACCCGCACGGCGACCAGTCGATCTACGACGCCCAGGTGCGGATGGCCCAGTCGTTCAGCCTCCGCTACCCCCTGATCGAGGGATACGGCAACTTCGGCTCGATTGATGGCGACCCCCCCGCCGCCATGCGGTACACCGAATGCCGCCTGACGCCGATCGCCCAGGAGATCCTGACCGAGCTGCGCGACGGTACCGTCGAGTTCCGGCCCAACTACGCCTCGACGGCCGACGAGCCGGTGGTCCTGCCCGCCCAGGTGCCTAACCTGCTGATCAACGGGGCCGCCGGCATCGCCGTCGGCATGGCGACGAACATCCCGCCGCACAACCTCAAGGAGGTCTGCGGCGCCCTGGTCGCCCTGCTGGACAGCGACCGGGACCTGCCCGTCGAGAAGCTGCTCAAGTACATCCAGGCCCCCGACTTCCCGACCGGCGGCGTCATCCTCAATAGCGCCGACGAGCTGAGGCAGATCTACGCCACCGGCCAGGGCACGGTGAAGCTCCGGGGCACCTATGAGACCGATCCGGGGAACCCGAACCGGATCTTCATCACCTCGATCCCCTACGGCGTCGAGAAGGACCCCCTGGTCCTCCGGATCGGCGACCTGATCGGCCGGGGACAGGTCCCCCAGCTGACCAACGTGAAGGACCTGAGCACCGACGACATCCGGATCGTCCTCGACCTGAAGCCCGGCGCCAACGCCGACGCGGCGCTCGCCTACCTGTTCAAGAACACGCCGCTGCAGAACAACTTCAACGTCAACATGACCTGCCTCCAGCCGGCCGCCGGGGCCGAGATCGCCGTGCCGGCCCGGCTGGACTTGAAATCCATGCTCGTCCACTTCCTGGACTTCCGCATGGACGTCGTCACCCGTCGGCTGCGGCACGAGCTGGACGCGATCCTGCGGCGGATCCACATCCTCGAAGGCTTCGCGATCGTCTTCGACAACCTCGACGAGGCGATCAAGATCATCCGGGCCAGCGACGGCAAGGCCGACGCCGCGCCGAAGCTGATCGACCGCTTCGGCCTGACCGACCTCCAGGCCGACGCCGTGCTGGAGACCAAGCTCTATCGCCTCGGCAAGCTGGAGATCCGGGACATCCTCGGCGAATTGGGCGAGCGGCGGGCCCGGGCCGCCGAGCTGGAGGCCCTGCTCGCCGACGAGGCCGCCCGGTGGGGGGTGATCCGGGAGGAGATCCGGGCGATCTCCAAGAAGTACGGCGATCCCCGGCGGACGGCGGTCGAGGGGCCGGTCGAGGCGGTCGAGTTCCGCGAGGAAGACTACATCGTCGACGAGGACGCCTGGGTCATCGTCACCCGGGACGGGTGGGTGAAGCGGCAGAAGTCGTTCACCGACGTCGCCAGCATCCGGGTCCGGGACGAGGACCGCGTCGGCTGGGTCTTCCGCTCAACCGCCCGGCAGACGATCACCTTCTTCACCACCCGGGGGATCGCCTACACGATCCGGGCCAACGACATCGGCATGACCACCGGCCACGGCGAGCCGATCCACCGCCAGTTCGCCTTCGAGGACCGCGAGGCCATCGTCGGCGTCGCCTGCCACGACCCCCGATGCCTGCCGACGCCCAAGGCCCCGGCCCCCCGAAACGGGAAGGCCCACCAGGGCTATCTCGACGCCGACATGCGGCCCGACCGCAACGGCTCCAACGGCGACGGCAAGCACGACGAGGGCAGGTCCTCTCCCCCGCCCTACGGCGTGGCCCTGACGGCCGGCGGCAAGACGCTCCGCTTCTCGCTGAGCTACGTCGCCCCGGTCTCCACCAAGAAGGGACGCGGGATCGTCCGGCTCGACGCCGGGTATCCCGACGACGCGGTGATCGGCGTCGAGGCCTCCGACGGCTCAGAGAATGTCTGCCTCGTCACCCGATCGGCCCGGGTGCTGGTCTTCCCGGTCGACGAGGCGAACGTGGTCTCGGGCGTCGCCAAGGGGGTGACCGCCGTCCGGCTCGACGCCAAGGACCGGGTGCTCGGCTTCACCCTGGCCGGGGCCAAGGGGGACGGGCTGGAGGTCCGCACCAGCCGGGGCGCCACCCAGTCGCTCCGGGCCTCGAAGTACCCGGTCACCGGCCGGGGCGGCAAGGGCTACGCCATCATGCAGCGCGGCTCGATCGCCGAGGTCATCCTCCCCGAGGCGACCCCGGTGCCGCCGGTCGACCAGGTGGAGCAGTGA
- a CDS encoding GntP family permease, which yields MGLLGILLALALLMGLSYRGWSVLLVAPAAAMLAAALSGEPLLAHWTQTFMGGASRFVAQWFPLFLLGGLFGKLMDDSGSIASIARFLTGRLGTRRAMLSVVIASTVVTYGGVSVFVAFFVLVPMAQELFRAADIPRRLMPATICLGAFTYTMSALPGSPSINNAIPMPYFGTTPFAAPGLGIIAAIVTLAFGMWWLNRAEAAARRAGEGFGGGSAAAPALDERIREHATATGDFDPAEIRLGGQSEGGPPTVLAILPLVVVIVMNFLMSLVVLLRLDFSYLAGEAWGGTSIGALAGIWSVALALAAGSLTLVLLNSRRLESLRVSMDSGANSSVLPVMTVGSLVGFGAVVAALPAFGAVRDAVLSIQGGPLISLTVSMNTLAAMTGSASGGMAIALDALGETYMRLAGEQGIAPSLLHRVSTISAGTLDALPHNGTVLTVLQVSRLTHRESYFDMIMTVKVSTILALVVVLILGSAFGSF from the coding sequence GTGGGACTGCTCGGAATCCTGCTCGCGCTGGCCCTGCTGATGGGGCTGTCCTATCGGGGATGGAGCGTGCTGCTGGTGGCGCCGGCGGCCGCGATGCTGGCCGCGGCCCTGTCGGGAGAGCCGCTCCTGGCGCACTGGACGCAGACGTTCATGGGAGGCGCGTCCCGCTTCGTCGCGCAGTGGTTCCCCCTGTTCCTGCTCGGCGGCCTGTTCGGCAAGCTGATGGATGACAGCGGCTCGATCGCCTCGATCGCGCGATTCCTGACCGGACGCCTGGGGACTCGACGCGCGATGCTCTCCGTCGTGATCGCGTCGACCGTGGTCACCTATGGCGGCGTGAGCGTCTTCGTCGCCTTCTTCGTGCTCGTCCCCATGGCGCAGGAACTGTTCCGGGCCGCGGACATCCCGCGACGGCTGATGCCGGCGACCATCTGCCTCGGGGCGTTCACGTACACCATGTCGGCCCTCCCGGGGTCGCCCTCGATCAACAACGCCATCCCCATGCCCTACTTCGGCACCACGCCCTTCGCGGCCCCCGGGCTGGGGATCATCGCGGCGATCGTCACGCTGGCGTTCGGCATGTGGTGGCTCAATCGCGCCGAGGCGGCGGCTCGGAGGGCGGGCGAGGGCTTCGGCGGCGGTTCGGCGGCCGCCCCGGCCCTCGACGAGCGGATCCGGGAGCATGCGACGGCGACGGGCGACTTCGACCCGGCCGAGATCCGCCTCGGCGGCCAGAGCGAGGGCGGACCTCCCACGGTCCTCGCCATCCTGCCCCTCGTCGTGGTCATCGTCATGAACTTCCTGATGTCGCTGGTCGTGCTCCTCCGGCTCGATTTCTCGTACCTGGCCGGGGAGGCGTGGGGGGGGACCTCGATCGGTGCCCTGGCCGGGATCTGGTCGGTTGCCCTGGCGCTGGCGGCGGGGAGCCTCACCCTCGTCCTCCTGAACTCCCGACGCCTGGAATCCTTGCGTGTGAGCATGGATTCCGGGGCCAATTCCTCGGTCTTGCCCGTGATGACGGTCGGCAGCCTCGTCGGCTTCGGCGCCGTGGTGGCGGCGCTGCCCGCCTTCGGGGCGGTCCGGGACGCGGTCCTGTCGATCCAGGGGGGGCCGCTGATCTCGCTCACCGTCTCGATGAACACGCTGGCCGCGATGACCGGCTCGGCGTCCGGGGGGATGGCGATCGCGCTGGACGCCCTCGGGGAGACCTACATGCGACTCGCCGGCGAGCAGGGCATCGCCCCTTCGCTGCTGCATCGCGTGTCCACGATCAGCGCCGGCACGCTCGACGCCTTGCCCCACAACGGGACGGTCCTCACGGTGCTCCAGGTCAGCAGGCTGACCCACCGGGAGAGCTATTTCGACATGATCATGACTGTGAAGGTGAGCACGATCCTCGCCCTGGTCGTGGTCCTCATCCTGGGCTCGGCGTTCGGGTCGTTCTGA
- a CDS encoding DNA gyrase/topoisomerase IV subunit B, with the protein MATGTYNADSITVLEGLEAVRRRPGMYIGGVDKAGLHHLLWEIVDNAIDEVMNGHATRIVVTLSKDGKTCAVSDNGRGIPIDVHAKTGRSALEVIFTTLHAGGKFDNDAYKVAGGLHGVGASVVNALSERLEVQVRRDGFSWIQRYKRGKSEGDVSKGEPARGSGTTVRFTPDPEIFVDATYDPNLIAERLEVKTYLNKGLSIQFVDERAGTSVEYRHDGGVSDFLEAVNKSREDARVAASPFVLEKEEDDLRLELALAWTEATDEDIRSFVNTIPTRDGGTHESGLREAVRAAVQKFIKDHELAKKGPEIKAEDIREGLTAVLSVCVREPQFQGQTKGRLNNPEVRALVDSMVRPRLEDFLIKNKSVADAVVHRVIQAARAREASRAAASQVRRKTAISNRLNLPGKLHDCDSTDPERSELFIVEGDSAGGSAKQGRDRHMQAILPLRGKVLNAEQATKGKLLENKELTDLVSALGCGIDEHYDPARLRYGKIVLLTDADSDGHHIATLLLTFFYRHLPGLLDAGRVYLACPPLYKISHGKENYWAANDRGRDAILAKLPKNAKFTITRFKGLGEMPAKLLFETTLDPARRRLLRVSIPDEDRPYTDHTVSDLMGKEPEARFKFIMEEAYSARDIDI; encoded by the coding sequence ATGGCCACCGGAACCTATAACGCCGACTCGATCACCGTCCTCGAAGGGCTCGAGGCCGTCCGACGCCGGCCCGGCATGTACATCGGCGGCGTGGACAAGGCGGGGCTGCACCACCTGCTCTGGGAGATCGTCGACAACGCGATCGACGAGGTGATGAACGGCCACGCCACCCGGATCGTCGTCACCCTGTCGAAGGACGGCAAGACCTGCGCCGTCTCCGACAACGGTCGCGGCATCCCGATCGACGTGCACGCCAAGACCGGCAGGAGCGCCCTGGAGGTGATCTTCACCACCCTGCACGCCGGCGGCAAGTTCGACAACGACGCCTACAAGGTAGCCGGCGGCCTGCACGGCGTCGGCGCCAGCGTGGTCAACGCCCTGAGCGAACGGCTGGAGGTGCAGGTCCGCCGGGACGGATTTTCCTGGATCCAGCGCTATAAACGGGGCAAGTCGGAGGGCGACGTCTCGAAGGGAGAGCCCGCCCGGGGCTCGGGCACGACCGTCCGCTTCACGCCCGACCCGGAGATCTTCGTCGACGCGACGTACGACCCGAACCTCATCGCCGAACGCCTGGAAGTCAAGACGTACCTGAACAAGGGGCTGTCGATCCAGTTCGTCGACGAGCGGGCCGGCACCTCGGTCGAGTACCGCCACGACGGGGGCGTCAGCGACTTCCTGGAGGCCGTGAACAAATCCCGCGAGGACGCCCGGGTCGCCGCCTCGCCGTTCGTGCTGGAGAAGGAGGAGGACGACCTCCGCCTCGAACTCGCCCTGGCCTGGACCGAGGCGACCGACGAGGACATCCGGTCGTTCGTCAACACGATCCCCACCCGGGACGGCGGCACGCATGAGTCGGGCCTCCGCGAGGCGGTCCGCGCCGCCGTGCAGAAATTCATCAAGGACCACGAGCTCGCCAAGAAGGGCCCCGAGATCAAGGCGGAGGACATCCGGGAGGGGCTGACGGCGGTGCTCTCGGTCTGCGTCCGGGAGCCGCAGTTCCAGGGTCAGACCAAGGGGCGATTGAACAACCCCGAGGTCCGAGCCCTCGTGGATTCGATGGTCCGACCCCGGCTGGAAGACTTCCTGATCAAGAACAAGAGCGTGGCCGACGCCGTCGTCCACCGGGTCATCCAGGCCGCCCGGGCCCGGGAGGCCAGCCGGGCCGCCGCCAGCCAGGTCCGCCGCAAGACGGCCATCAGCAACCGCCTGAACCTCCCCGGCAAGCTCCACGACTGCGACAGCACCGACCCCGAGCGCTCCGAGCTGTTCATCGTCGAGGGCGACTCGGCCGGGGGCTCCGCCAAGCAGGGCCGGGACCGCCACATGCAGGCCATCCTCCCCCTGCGCGGCAAGGTCCTCAACGCCGAGCAGGCGACCAAGGGGAAGCTGCTGGAGAACAAGGAGCTGACCGACCTGGTCTCCGCGCTCGGCTGCGGCATCGACGAGCACTACGACCCCGCCCGCCTCCGCTACGGCAAGATCGTCCTGCTGACCGACGCCGACAGCGATGGCCACCACATCGCCACGCTGCTGCTCACCTTCTTCTATCGACACCTGCCCGGCCTGCTCGACGCCGGGCGCGTCTACCTCGCCTGCCCGCCGCTCTACAAGATCTCCCACGGCAAGGAGAACTACTGGGCGGCCAACGACCGGGGACGCGACGCGATCCTCGCCAAGCTCCCCAAGAACGCCAAGTTCACCATCACCCGCTTCAAGGGGCTCGGCGAGATGCCCGCCAAGCTGCTCTTCGAGACCACGCTCGACCCCGCCCGACGTCGCCTGCTCCGCGTCTCCATCCCCGACGAGGACCGCCCCTACACCGATCACACCGTCTCCGACTTGATGGGCAAGGAACCGGAAGCCCGGTTCAAGTTCATCATGGAGGAGGCGTACTCGGCGCGAGACATTGACATCTGA